A region from the Pempheris klunzingeri isolate RE-2024b chromosome 17, fPemKlu1.hap1, whole genome shotgun sequence genome encodes:
- the c17h16orf89 gene encoding UPF0764 protein C16orf89 homolog: MDVVLSVSVGEHRPGPGASSLGLSEEKMRAAGHRLAAVLALFAAVSAGSQAEVIDDILGSLSRGASFLERQHEHINLDGVVGFLMLQAELKEAVKTWPHTDPVSWAQRTSVVALVKRLDQSFDKAIAALQQNDPKYYREFEPLLSWSFWLIPQGWSSTDPSLVYPSTMTTECYDEQLSDKCLTLLLGTWKMNGTPCIVTKPCRDTMTRFGCPHYSLSHQLLYFMIGKMRGCTNLLKGDTRAARTNMTERSYEKIFCSNMMKTNEDIIKDGLSEQTVDIFIENILICGLAGFSDFYKAEWLQHILRLQDDEVGCFGRDKSIISQIIGDELLEQLQPHRRVKRREKILPDGCSSHMTAVAVGALGGYLNYYLTEQDITKRPLS; encoded by the exons atggatgtTGTTCTTTCAG tCTCAGTCGGAGAGCACCGTCCCGGCCCCGGAGCCTCCTCACTGGGACTATCGGAAGAGAAGATGCGGGCAGCGGGGCACCGGCTGGCCGCAGTGCTGGCTCTGTTTGCCGCAGTGTCCGCCGGGTCGCAGGCGGAGGTGATCGACGACATCCTGGGCAGCCTCTCCAGGGGAGCATCCTTCCTGGAGCGGCAGCACGAGCACATCAACCTGGACGGGGTGGTCGGGTTCCTCATGCTGCAGG CTGAGCTGAAGGAAGCGGTGAAGACGTGGCCTCACACCGACCCGGTCAGCTGGGCTCAGAGAACCTCCGTCGTCGCTCTGGTCAAGCGGCTGGACCAAAGCTTTGACAAGGCCATCGCTGCCCTGCAGCAGAACGACCCCAAGTACTACAGAG AGTTCGAGCCCCTGCTGTCCTGGAGCTTCTGGTTGATTCCTCAGGGGTGGAGCTCCACAGACCCCAGCCTGGTCTACCCCTCCACCATGACCACCGAGTGCTACGACGAGCAGCTCAGTGACAAATGTCTGACCCTGCTACTGGGAACCTG GAAGATGAACGGGACGCCCTGCATCGTCACCAAGCCCTGCCGGGACACCATGACTCGCTTTGGGTGCCCACACTACTCTCTGTCCCACCAGCTGCTCTACTTCATGATTGGAAAAATG aGAGGCTGCACTAACCTGCTGAAAGGCGACACTCGAGCGGCGCGCACCAACATGACTGAACGCAGCTACGAGAAGATCTTCTGCTCCAACATGATGAAGACCAACGAGGACATCATCAAAGACGGGCTGAGTGAACAGACAGTGGACATCTTCATTGAAAACA TCCTGATTTGTGGATTGGCTGGTTTCTCCGACTTCTACAAAGCTGAATGGCTGCAGCACATCCTGCGGTTGCAGGATGATGAAGTGGGCTGCTTCGGGAGAGACA AGAGCATCATCTCTCAGATCATTGGGGATGAGCTGCTGGaacagctgcagcctcacaggagagtgaagaggagggagaaaatacTGCCAG ACGGCTGCTCCAGTCACATGACGGCAGTGGCTGTCGGCGCTCTGGGAGGATACCTGAACTACTACCTGACAGAGCAGGACATAACGAAGAGGCCGCTGTCCTGA